GCACGCCGCGGTGGTCGATTGTCTCCGGCCAGCGCGGATTCCAGCGCGCCGTCAGCACGGTCACCTGCGCACCTTGATGTTGAAACTCGCCGGCCAGTCGCGCCATGACCGTTTCGGCTCCTCCCACGCGCGGCCAGAACGATCGCGTCACCAGCACCAGGCGCATCCGGGTCAACTCTCCCGCCCTGCGGCCAGATCGGCCGGTTCGAGCGCCGCCACGTACGGCAGATTGCGGTAGGCGTCCTGATAGTCGAGCCCGTAGCCGACGACGAACTCGTCGGGAATCTCGAAACCGACAAAATCGGGATCGAACGACACCCGGCTGCGGCCGCGTTTCCGCAGCAGCACGGCCGACTGCAAGGTCGATGGTTTCAGCCGCCGGATTTCGTCAAGCAGCCGGGCCAAGGTCTGGCCGGTGTCAAAAATGTCGTCCAGCACCAACACCCGACGGTCGCGCACCTCGGGCAGCAACTCGGCGTGCAAGGTCAGTTCGCCGGGAGTCGTGGCCGGTCCACGGTAGCTACGGGCCTGGACCAGGCCGACCGACAAGGGCATGTCGAGCCGGCGGATCAGGTCGGCCAGGACGATGATGCTGCCGGTCAGGACCCCGACCACGGTCAGGGGGTCCGAGCCGTAGTGCCGGCCGATTTCCGCGGCCAGCCGCTCGATTCCCTCGCGTAATTGGGCCTCGGTCAGCAGTGTTTTCATGCGCTTGGGCAAGGACGGAGGGAGATCCGCCGGGCCAGCTGTTGGGGCCCGACGGGACGGGCGTGTCGAGCGGCCGCCCTACGGCGGCCGCACTTTGCGAACCGCAGTTGACGCTGCGATTTCCGGGCGACAAGATACCATGTTGCCGTTCAGTGAGGGGGGTACGTCCCCTGAAAAGCGCGTCGTTCCCTGGGTGTCTGGCAGGCGATGTCGGTCCCCAGGGGGCGTTCGTGAGGTAATGATTGTTGAGAGGGTGCAGCGCGCCCTCGGTCCAATTTCAAAGTTCAGTTGCAAGGAGCGAGAGTCATAGAACGTTCGCAGCGTGTCAACGAGCAAATCCGCATCACACCCATCCGGTTGATT
This genomic interval from Pirellulales bacterium contains the following:
- the hpt gene encoding hypoxanthine phosphoribosyltransferase — protein: MKTLLTEAQLREGIERLAAEIGRHYGSDPLTVVGVLTGSIIVLADLIRRLDMPLSVGLVQARSYRGPATTPGELTLHAELLPEVRDRRVLVLDDIFDTGQTLARLLDEIRRLKPSTLQSAVLLRKRGRSRVSFDPDFVGFEIPDEFVVGYGLDYQDAYRNLPYVAALEPADLAAGRES